A window from Chryseobacterium vaccae encodes these proteins:
- a CDS encoding SusC/RagA family TonB-linked outer membrane protein yields MRKETQKLLVLSLLGLVSVNLTAQQKVKKDTIKGIDEVVVTALGIKRHDKALGYVAEKVGSAVFEETQNNNWAQSMEGKVAGLKIQTAGAGPLGTSRITLRGEKSMIMDHNYALIVVDGVPLGNSTTGSGTPAYGAGSGGDVPIDLGNGLNSINPDDIESVTVLKGASAAALYGSRAANGALMITTKSGKTKDGKLKVTFNSSSSFDTVLKWPDWQYEYGQGTLAKNSAGQFYYSYGLSPDGASTGGTSSAFGPKFAGQYYFQYDPTVQGQSPARQEWRAYKDNIKGFWRPGSTYSNSVSVESSNDKTSFRTSLTYLNNEWMMPNTGFDRFNFALSFAHQLTKKLKISTKFAYNTTKSDNLPATGYNNQSISYFMIFQNPNVDLGWYKPIWKYGQEQVDQIHPFSSYIDNPYLIAYEMLNGVRKKNITGNITADYQFNNNFSLMLRSGVEILNEKRTTRRPWSSANYLNGFYREQYIKNHEYNNDVLFSYKADLNKFSLSASAGGSIRYNEYVMTDYQAIGLKTAGEYILTNALSIPVKYPSPNDKQVDSVYGLLTLGYDNKIFVDVTGRNDWSSTLPKQNRSFFYPSVSTSFILSDIFKLKSNTLNFWKLRGSWAKVGIDSDTYLLDNYYSASNITGSVVAPTTYNNPNLRPEKNTNIEAGMDFSLFKSRLNLNFTAYQNVSEDQIIPVSLPYESGYSKRVINAGKIRNRGFELSADIYPVKTKNFSWKVGGNWSTNENRVMTLPEGFDGIISGVGDVVFYKMEVGGSLGDMYGFKLLRTPDGQVIYGDNGLPGRPGDIEKVGNAFPKWRAGLQNDFKIKNFTISFSFDGQYGGIAYSQSHHKMSEQGKLTSTLAGRETGMIVGEGVVQNADGTYSPNTKAVNISAYYGDYYRRANVETNSFSTDFIKLRDARIAYSFPRETIKSLGLEDLTLAVFGKNLWMWTKFPLFDPEVATLNNATITPGVEMGQLPTARTIGFQLNLKF; encoded by the coding sequence ATGCGTAAAGAGACACAGAAACTGTTGGTTTTATCGCTGCTGGGATTAGTCAGCGTCAACCTGACAGCTCAGCAGAAAGTAAAAAAAGATACGATTAAAGGCATTGATGAAGTGGTGGTAACTGCTTTAGGAATTAAGAGGCACGATAAGGCCTTAGGATATGTTGCCGAAAAGGTGGGTTCAGCAGTTTTTGAAGAAACGCAGAACAACAACTGGGCACAGTCGATGGAAGGAAAAGTGGCAGGGCTTAAGATCCAGACTGCCGGAGCAGGACCTCTGGGAACTTCCCGAATTACCTTAAGAGGAGAAAAATCCATGATAATGGACCACAACTATGCTCTGATCGTAGTAGATGGTGTTCCGTTGGGAAATTCTACCACAGGATCCGGAACTCCTGCTTATGGGGCCGGTTCGGGGGGAGATGTTCCTATTGATTTAGGAAACGGATTAAACAGCATTAATCCTGACGATATTGAATCGGTAACGGTTCTGAAAGGAGCCTCCGCAGCAGCCTTATACGGTTCACGTGCCGCAAACGGTGCTTTAATGATCACTACGAAATCCGGGAAGACCAAAGACGGAAAGCTGAAAGTAACCTTCAATTCCTCTTCAAGTTTTGATACCGTATTGAAATGGCCGGACTGGCAGTATGAATACGGACAGGGAACCCTTGCTAAAAATTCAGCCGGACAATTTTATTATTCTTATGGACTTTCTCCGGATGGAGCCAGCACAGGCGGAACGAGCAGCGCCTTCGGACCAAAATTTGCCGGTCAGTACTATTTCCAGTATGATCCTACGGTACAGGGCCAGAGCCCGGCGAGACAGGAATGGAGAGCTTACAAAGACAATATTAAAGGCTTCTGGAGACCAGGATCTACCTATTCCAACAGTGTTTCTGTGGAAAGCTCAAATGATAAGACCAGCTTCAGAACCTCACTTACCTATCTGAATAATGAATGGATGATGCCTAATACCGGTTTTGACCGTTTTAATTTCGCCTTATCCTTTGCCCATCAGCTTACCAAAAAATTAAAAATCTCTACCAAGTTCGCATACAACACAACAAAAAGTGATAACCTTCCTGCTACAGGATACAACAACCAGTCGATCTCTTATTTTATGATTTTCCAGAACCCAAACGTGGATCTCGGATGGTATAAACCGATCTGGAAGTACGGACAGGAGCAGGTAGATCAGATCCATCCGTTCAGTTCTTATATTGATAATCCTTACCTTATCGCGTATGAAATGCTGAACGGGGTCAGAAAGAAAAATATCACAGGAAATATTACGGCGGATTATCAGTTCAATAATAATTTCAGTCTGATGCTGAGATCAGGAGTGGAAATCCTGAATGAAAAAAGGACTACCAGAAGACCCTGGAGCTCTGCCAACTATCTGAATGGTTTTTACAGAGAACAGTATATTAAAAATCATGAATATAACAACGACGTTCTATTCTCCTATAAAGCAGATCTTAATAAATTCAGCCTTTCTGCTTCTGCGGGAGGAAGTATCCGCTATAATGAATACGTAATGACGGATTATCAGGCCATCGGTCTGAAAACAGCCGGAGAATATATCCTTACCAATGCCCTTTCAATTCCGGTTAAATATCCTAGCCCGAATGATAAACAGGTAGACAGTGTCTATGGGTTGCTAACGCTGGGGTATGATAATAAGATTTTTGTAGATGTTACAGGAAGAAATGACTGGAGTTCCACGCTTCCGAAGCAGAACAGGTCTTTCTTCTATCCATCGGTAAGCACCAGCTTTATTCTTTCGGATATTTTTAAACTGAAAAGCAATACCCTTAATTTCTGGAAACTGAGAGGTTCATGGGCTAAAGTAGGTATAGACAGTGATACATATCTGTTGGATAATTATTATTCAGCAAGCAATATTACAGGAAGTGTTGTGGCACCTACCACTTACAATAACCCTAACCTTAGACCGGAAAAGAATACCAATATAGAAGCGGGCATGGATTTCAGTCTTTTCAAAAGCAGGCTTAATCTTAATTTTACCGCTTATCAGAATGTGAGTGAGGACCAGATTATTCCTGTATCCCTTCCTTATGAAAGTGGATATTCCAAAAGAGTGATCAATGCTGGGAAAATCCGCAACAGAGGATTTGAACTTTCAGCAGATATTTATCCGGTAAAGACAAAAAACTTCTCATGGAAAGTAGGAGGAAACTGGTCTACCAATGAAAATAGGGTGATGACTCTTCCGGAAGGATTTGACGGAATTATTTCCGGAGTGGGAGACGTTGTATTCTATAAAATGGAAGTAGGAGGTTCGCTGGGAGATATGTACGGTTTTAAACTATTAAGAACTCCGGACGGTCAGGTAATTTACGGAGATAACGGTCTTCCCGGAAGACCTGGAGATATAGAAAAAGTAGGAAATGCATTTCCGAAATGGAGAGCCGGCCTTCAGAATGATTTTAAGATTAAAAATTTCACTATCAGTTTCTCATTTGACGGACAGTACGGAGGAATTGCCTATTCCCAGTCCCATCATAAAATGTCAGAGCAGGGAAAACTTACCTCTACACTGGCAGGAAGAGAAACCGGGATGATCGTAGGAGAAGGGGTAGTGCAGAATGCAGACGGAACCTACAGCCCGAATACAAAAGCAGTAAATATCTCTGCCTATTACGGAGATTATTACAGAAGAGCCAACGTGGAAACCAACAGCTTCAGTACAGATTTTATCAAGCTTAGAGATGCAAGAATAGCATATTCTTTCCCAAGAGAAACCATCAAATCTTTAGGACTGGAAGATCTTACCCTTGCTGTCTTCGGAAAAAACCTGTGGATGTGGACGAAGTTCCCGCTGTTTGATCCTGAAGTAGCCACGCTGAATAATGCTACCATTACCCCGGGAGTGGAAATGGGACAGCTTCCTACAGCAAGAACTATCGGGTTTCAGTTAAATCTTAAATTTTAA
- a CDS encoding SusD/RagB family nutrient-binding outer membrane lipoprotein has translation MKKIFIHLALVASVLALNSCDRTFEEINTDTSRVKDPAVGSLLAPIQYEMGSYGYNRADDFTFDIMQNALDFPNEGNTYSRYYMDEKSGNGYWNMSYRWLKQVNDLKKYATKEQNNNYLAISMVLKAWITANLTDAFGDIPFTEAANLEEGITRPKFDKQKDIYVQLLNDLKTANTLFDPTKALTETDLFYNANTNSQTGILGWKKFCNSLSLRLLTRILNRNGEVNVYERIQEIVNNPATYPVFQNNNDSAVLPLSGISPYLPPIARPQDFTAYRAAGEFFINAMKDNNDPRLSMFFTKAKSLSGADLGYKGAPSGYALGSSFDYQPSNLNQNLAKAPLKVLIMTYSEVQFILAELANKGVITGNQQTFYETGVKSIIEQWGATVPADYFNNSNVAYNGSLQRIMMQKYISLFFVDHQQWYEYRRTKLPVLPNNGGLLNGGIMPVRFMYPTTTKVMNTENYNAAVQSMGGDNINVKMWWNK, from the coding sequence ATGAAAAAAATATTCATACATCTGGCATTAGTGGCTTCAGTCTTAGCCCTTAATTCCTGTGACAGAACTTTTGAAGAAATTAATACTGATACCAGCAGGGTCAAAGATCCGGCTGTTGGAAGCCTTCTGGCACCTATTCAATACGAAATGGGGAGTTACGGTTACAACAGGGCAGATGATTTTACCTTTGATATTATGCAGAACGCTCTGGATTTTCCGAATGAAGGAAATACCTACAGCAGATATTATATGGATGAAAAAAGTGGGAACGGATACTGGAATATGTCTTACAGATGGCTGAAGCAGGTTAATGATCTTAAAAAATATGCCACTAAAGAGCAGAATAATAACTATCTGGCCATCTCTATGGTGCTGAAAGCCTGGATTACTGCCAATCTTACGGATGCTTTTGGGGATATTCCTTTCACAGAAGCAGCAAACCTTGAGGAAGGGATTACAAGACCAAAATTTGACAAGCAGAAAGATATTTATGTTCAGCTGCTGAATGATCTGAAGACCGCCAATACTTTATTTGATCCCACAAAAGCTTTAACCGAAACAGATTTGTTCTACAATGCCAATACCAACAGCCAGACCGGTATTCTGGGATGGAAAAAATTCTGTAACTCACTTTCATTAAGGCTTCTGACAAGAATCCTGAACAGAAACGGAGAAGTGAATGTTTATGAAAGAATTCAGGAAATAGTTAATAACCCTGCCACCTATCCGGTTTTTCAGAATAATAATGATAGTGCAGTTCTTCCTCTTTCCGGAATATCTCCTTATCTGCCGCCTATTGCACGTCCTCAGGATTTTACCGCATACAGGGCTGCCGGAGAGTTTTTCATAAATGCCATGAAGGATAATAATGATCCGAGGTTAAGTATGTTTTTTACGAAAGCTAAAAGTTTGTCCGGAGCCGATTTAGGGTATAAAGGCGCTCCTTCCGGATACGCTTTGGGAAGTTCTTTTGATTATCAGCCTTCCAATCTTAATCAGAATCTGGCAAAAGCTCCTTTAAAAGTTCTGATTATGACCTATTCTGAGGTGCAGTTTATTCTGGCAGAGCTCGCTAACAAAGGAGTCATCACCGGAAATCAGCAGACATTCTATGAAACAGGAGTAAAATCTATTATAGAACAATGGGGAGCAACGGTTCCTGCGGATTACTTCAATAACAGCAATGTGGCTTATAACGGTTCTCTGCAAAGGATTATGATGCAGAAATACATCTCATTATTTTTCGTAGATCACCAGCAATGGTATGAATACAGACGTACTAAACTGCCTGTGCTTCCCAACAACGGAGGGCTGCTGAACGGTGGAATAATGCCGGTAAGATTTATGTATCCTACAACGACCAAAGTAATGAATACTGAAAATTATAATGCAGCAGTACAATCCATGGGCGGAGATAATATCAATGTGAAAATGTGGTGGAATAAATAA
- a CDS encoding calcineurin-like phosphoesterase C-terminal domain-containing protein — protein sequence MPSLLVSAMAFSQTSVSGYVYEDINKNQKKEGREKGVEGVSVSNGVQVVLTDKNGRYSLPVQDGQTIFVIKPSGYQTAFNSNNLPQFYYHHKPNGSPADFKYKGSAPTGELPKELNFPLYKQNESKNFDILVFGDPQPYTEKELDYFKRGIVNEVKNTKKNAVLGISLGDLVGDNLSLQKPYADVMKEIGLPWYNVMGNHDMNYDAKEDHLSDETFEANFGPANYSFNYGNVHFIILDDILYPDPRDGKGYWGGFREDQLKFIENDLKLVDKNKLIVVSFHIPLEHHNEDNFRNADRQKLFDFLQPFENVLLLSAHTHIQQQIFYGKKAGWAGIKELHEYNVGTTCGDWYSGTPDNSGLPTSTMRDGTAKGYSFISFNDNQYKVKYKTAGKPEDYQIQLYVPKVIPYPSKTSAKVLANFFIGSKKDKVEYRIDNGNWEAMEYDETVDPNFALSVFKWDSTQNLFPGRRPSNPEMSKHIWTIGFPKKLTMGKHKVEVRASDLYGNQFTASEEFEVQNPVLIP from the coding sequence ATGCCTTCTCTGCTGGTTTCGGCAATGGCATTTTCCCAGACCTCTGTTTCCGGTTATGTATATGAGGATATCAATAAGAACCAGAAGAAAGAAGGTCGCGAAAAAGGAGTAGAAGGAGTTTCGGTATCAAACGGAGTACAGGTGGTTCTTACGGATAAAAACGGAAGATACAGCCTTCCAGTTCAGGATGGGCAGACCATTTTTGTGATTAAGCCATCCGGATATCAGACTGCATTCAACAGTAATAATCTTCCTCAGTTTTATTATCATCATAAACCCAACGGATCACCTGCTGATTTTAAATACAAAGGATCTGCACCTACAGGTGAACTTCCCAAAGAACTGAACTTCCCGCTTTATAAACAGAATGAAAGCAAAAATTTCGATATTCTGGTTTTCGGGGATCCACAGCCTTATACAGAAAAAGAACTGGATTATTTCAAAAGAGGAATCGTAAACGAAGTAAAAAATACGAAGAAAAATGCTGTACTGGGAATTAGTCTTGGAGATCTGGTTGGTGATAATTTAAGCCTTCAGAAACCTTATGCGGATGTGATGAAAGAAATCGGTCTTCCATGGTATAATGTTATGGGAAATCATGATATGAATTATGATGCTAAAGAAGATCATCTTTCAGACGAAACCTTTGAAGCGAATTTCGGGCCGGCCAATTATTCCTTCAACTACGGGAATGTCCATTTCATTATTCTGGATGATATTCTTTATCCGGACCCAAGAGATGGTAAAGGATATTGGGGCGGATTCCGTGAAGACCAGCTGAAATTCATCGAAAACGATCTGAAGCTGGTTGATAAAAATAAGCTGATCGTGGTTTCATTCCATATTCCGCTGGAACATCATAACGAAGATAATTTCAGAAATGCAGACCGCCAGAAACTTTTTGATTTCCTGCAGCCTTTTGAAAATGTATTGCTGTTATCAGCACATACCCACATCCAGCAGCAGATCTTCTACGGTAAAAAAGCAGGCTGGGCTGGGATAAAAGAACTTCATGAATACAACGTAGGAACCACCTGCGGAGACTGGTATTCCGGAACTCCTGATAATTCCGGGCTTCCTACTTCAACGATGAGAGACGGTACTGCTAAAGGATATTCTTTCATCAGCTTTAATGATAATCAGTATAAGGTTAAATATAAAACTGCCGGAAAGCCTGAAGATTATCAGATTCAATTGTATGTACCTAAAGTAATTCCTTATCCTTCAAAAACATCAGCCAAAGTTTTGGCCAACTTCTTTATAGGAAGTAAAAAAGATAAGGTAGAATACAGAATAGACAACGGAAACTGGGAAGCAATGGAATATGATGAAACCGTAGACCCGAATTTTGCCCTTTCTGTTTTCAAGTGGGATAGTACACAAAATCTTTTCCCGGGTAGGAGACCTTCCAATCCGGAGATGTCAAAACATATCTGGACCATTGGTTTTCCTAAAAAATTAACGATGGGGAAACATAAAGTTGAGGTGAGAGCTTCAGATCTGTATGGGAATCAGTTTACTGCTTCCGAAGAATTTGAGGTTCAGAATCCGGTTCTTATACCATAA
- a CDS encoding 3-ketoacyl-ACP reductase yields the protein MNISGKNAVVTGGGRGLGKAVALALANEGVNIAVTGRNEENLKNTVEEIRNLGVKAEYAVFSIDNEAEVKAGIESLAEKLGGIDILINNAGIGDFGTIEEMSSETWEQVIKTNLFGVYYAAKAVHPFLKERGEGDIVNVASTAGLKGGPNMSAYAASKAAVVSLSQSMMAEWRKQNIRVITLTPSTIASDMSIQGGLTDGNPDKVLQPEDFAEWVRDILKMNRRALIANGSIFSTNP from the coding sequence ATGAATATAAGCGGAAAAAATGCCGTAGTAACCGGCGGTGGAAGAGGACTTGGAAAAGCGGTTGCTTTAGCCCTGGCCAATGAAGGAGTAAATATTGCAGTAACCGGCAGAAACGAGGAAAACCTTAAAAATACGGTTGAAGAAATCAGAAATCTTGGCGTAAAAGCAGAATATGCTGTGTTCAGTATTGATAATGAAGCTGAAGTAAAAGCAGGAATCGAATCTCTGGCAGAAAAGTTAGGAGGAATTGATATCCTGATCAACAATGCAGGAATCGGGGATTTCGGGACGATTGAAGAGATGTCTTCTGAAACCTGGGAACAGGTCATTAAAACCAATTTATTCGGAGTATACTATGCTGCAAAAGCTGTCCATCCGTTCCTGAAAGAAAGAGGAGAAGGTGATATTGTAAATGTAGCTTCTACAGCCGGATTGAAAGGAGGTCCGAATATGTCAGCCTATGCCGCTTCAAAAGCAGCCGTGGTTTCCTTGTCACAATCGATGATGGCAGAATGGAGAAAACAGAATATCCGTGTAATTACATTAACACCAAGTACCATTGCTTCTGATATGAGTATCCAGGGCGGACTTACAGACGGAAATCCTGATAAAGTACTTCAGCCGGAAGACTTCGCAGAATGGGTAAGAGATATTCTGAAAATGAACAGAAGAGCATTAATTGCAAACGGATCTATCTTCTCTACCAATCCATAG
- the prmA gene encoding 50S ribosomal protein L11 methyltransferase → MQNYLEFNFKIVPLQPWNEILMAELIEIGFDSFTEEIDGILGYIQTELFNEEELKALPIFENENVQISYSFEEMPNINWNEEWEKNFSPINIDDKVLIRAEFHESVPGMHEIIIQPKMSFGTGHHPTTHLMIQQMMGIDFNGKKVLDMGCGTSVLAIYAKQQGAGETKAIDIDEWSVENSKENAVRNGVELDIEQGTAENLGKENYDIILANINRNILISDIPTYVSVLNKGGKLLLSGLCFFDVADILEVCKENGLELKKQLQREEWVSLLLEK, encoded by the coding sequence ATGCAAAATTATTTAGAATTCAATTTCAAGATCGTTCCACTGCAACCGTGGAATGAGATATTAATGGCAGAGCTTATAGAAATAGGTTTTGACAGTTTTACCGAAGAGATTGACGGAATTTTAGGATATATTCAGACGGAACTGTTCAATGAAGAAGAGTTGAAAGCCCTTCCGATCTTTGAAAACGAAAATGTGCAGATCAGCTATTCTTTTGAAGAAATGCCGAACATTAACTGGAATGAAGAATGGGAAAAGAACTTCTCACCGATCAATATTGATGATAAGGTCCTGATCAGAGCCGAGTTTCATGAATCGGTTCCTGGAATGCATGAAATTATTATCCAGCCTAAAATGTCCTTCGGAACAGGGCATCACCCTACAACCCACCTGATGATCCAGCAGATGATGGGTATTGATTTCAACGGGAAAAAAGTTCTGGATATGGGGTGCGGAACTTCGGTACTTGCTATTTACGCTAAACAGCAGGGAGCCGGAGAAACCAAAGCCATTGATATTGACGAATGGTCGGTAGAGAATTCAAAAGAAAATGCGGTAAGAAATGGGGTTGAACTGGATATTGAACAGGGAACTGCTGAAAATCTAGGAAAAGAAAATTATGATATTATTTTAGCTAATATCAACAGAAATATTCTGATCTCTGATATTCCTACTTATGTTTCTGTCCTGAATAAAGGAGGAAAGCTTCTTCTTTCCGGGTTATGTTTCTTTGATGTAGCTGATATTCTTGAAGTATGTAAAGAAAATGGCCTGGAACTTAAAAAACAGCTTCAGCGTGAAGAGTGGGTAAGCTTGCTTTTAGAAAAATAA
- a CDS encoding SH3 domain-containing protein, translated as MNMRFLMTGVLMLIFHCFSAQVSEEIYPDTIFDFTENKTQKIFTDWTRVRKDPDVKSQILDSLPTNQQVMILKKEDAVLKLGERAANWYKVSYQKGDFVSEGYVWGANLCVGYRNKNGYDFLFGLSKTIDRKNEYNLVEKQNIAGIKVIEGNTLIQEVYFDAGRGEELRSATFNIESDHKLQNVEFTLKASTSGDACSIASYDQYILFKDKKLITLPRLASVSDAGVFYHSEEFIFPNDKGGIPNAFILKTRDMELDDKDRERKTQSSKTYLWNGSSYKLK; from the coding sequence ATGAATATGAGATTTTTAATGACGGGGGTATTGATGCTGATTTTTCATTGCTTTTCAGCACAAGTAAGTGAAGAAATATATCCTGATACTATTTTTGATTTTACAGAAAATAAAACCCAGAAAATTTTTACTGACTGGACGAGGGTACGAAAAGATCCTGATGTAAAATCCCAGATATTGGATTCGCTGCCAACCAACCAGCAGGTAATGATCCTGAAAAAGGAAGATGCTGTTCTGAAGCTCGGAGAAAGAGCCGCTAACTGGTATAAAGTATCCTATCAAAAGGGAGATTTTGTGTCTGAAGGATATGTCTGGGGAGCTAATCTTTGTGTGGGATACCGTAACAAAAACGGGTATGATTTCCTTTTCGGACTGTCAAAAACCATCGATAGAAAAAATGAGTATAATCTGGTTGAAAAACAAAATATCGCCGGAATCAAGGTGATAGAAGGTAATACTCTGATTCAGGAAGTATATTTTGATGCCGGAAGGGGAGAAGAGCTGAGGTCTGCCACATTCAATATAGAAAGCGATCATAAACTGCAGAATGTGGAATTTACTTTAAAGGCTTCCACTTCAGGAGATGCATGTAGTATTGCCAGCTATGACCAATATATACTTTTCAAAGATAAAAAGCTGATCACCCTTCCTCGTCTGGCGAGTGTAAGTGATGCCGGAGTGTTTTATCATTCAGAAGAATTTATATTTCCGAATGATAAAGGGGGTATTCCTAATGCCTTCATCCTGAAAACAAGAGATATGGAACTGGACGACAAAGACCGGGAAAGGAAAACACAGTCTTCTAAAACCTATCTTTGGAATGGAAGTTCCTATAAGCTGAAATAA
- a CDS encoding class I SAM-dependent methyltransferase encodes MDRYTETFKTWNKVALLYQEKFMDLDLYNNTYDFICRSIAQKNAKLLEIGCGPGNITQYLLTARPDFTIFGIDIAPNMIELAKKNNPTASFAVMDSRQIDQIQTKYDGIICGFCLPYLSQTESEKFISDCYHLLNQKRTVIYKFR; translated from the coding sequence ATGGACAGATATACAGAAACATTTAAAACCTGGAATAAAGTTGCTTTATTATATCAGGAAAAATTTATGGATCTGGATCTGTATAATAACACCTATGATTTTATCTGCCGCTCAATCGCTCAGAAGAATGCAAAACTTCTGGAAATTGGCTGCGGGCCCGGAAATATTACCCAATATCTTTTAACTGCACGACCGGATTTTACAATATTCGGAATTGACATTGCCCCCAATATGATAGAACTCGCCAAAAAGAATAATCCTACAGCAAGTTTTGCCGTAATGGACAGCCGGCAGATTGATCAGATCCAAACAAAATATGACGGCATTATCTGCGGTTTTTGTTTACCCTATTTATCACAAACAGAAAGTGAAAAATTCATTTCGGATTGTTATCATTTATTAAATCAAAAACGGACTGTTATATATAAGTTTCGTTGA
- a CDS encoding 5'-nucleotidase, lipoprotein e(P4) family yields the protein MKNFNFIITSCFFALVLSCKTAAPDSKASVQDTPYQNLGREGKIYAAFYQQRAAEYEALCLQAYNIAKLRLDEALAQKSDKPLAIVSDIDETFLDNSYYAVERAKMGKDYDQATWEEWTAKGIAKPLTGSQEFYQYAANKGVQVFYVTNRMEKERAGTLKNLKKYNFPLQSDTNLILRSAESSKETRRKDIAKNYNIVLLLGDNLSDFAGIFDKKSETERSAAVKSSAKEFGKKFIIIPNIGYGDWESSFYNYKYNYTSQQKDSMMYNAVKANP from the coding sequence ATGAAAAATTTTAACTTCATTATCACAAGCTGTTTCTTTGCTTTGGTCTTATCATGCAAAACAGCAGCACCGGATTCAAAAGCTTCCGTTCAGGACACACCTTATCAAAATCTTGGACGTGAAGGAAAAATATATGCTGCATTTTACCAGCAAAGAGCAGCAGAATATGAGGCCCTGTGCCTTCAGGCCTACAATATTGCAAAGCTCCGTTTGGATGAGGCTTTAGCACAGAAATCAGATAAACCTTTAGCTATCGTTTCAGATATTGATGAAACCTTTCTGGATAATTCCTATTACGCTGTGGAGCGTGCAAAAATGGGAAAAGACTATGATCAGGCTACATGGGAGGAATGGACCGCTAAAGGCATTGCAAAACCACTTACCGGCTCACAGGAATTTTACCAGTACGCAGCCAATAAAGGTGTTCAGGTTTTTTATGTAACCAACCGTATGGAGAAGGAACGTGCAGGAACGCTGAAAAATTTAAAAAAATATAATTTCCCTCTTCAAAGTGATACCAACCTTATCCTCAGATCAGCGGAAAGCAGCAAAGAAACCCGCAGAAAGGATATTGCTAAAAACTATAATATCGTTTTACTGTTAGGAGATAATCTTTCGGATTTCGCAGGTATATTTGATAAAAAATCAGAAACAGAACGGTCTGCGGCTGTCAAAAGTTCAGCGAAAGAGTTTGGAAAAAAATTCATCATTATTCCGAACATTGGTTACGGAGACTGGGAATCTTCATTTTATAATTACAAATACAATTATACCAGTCAACAGAAAGACTCAATGATGTACAATGCAGTAAAAGCTAATCCTTAA
- a CDS encoding GIY-YIG nuclease family protein produces MYFCYTLYSESSDEYYIGNSCEDLQERLRNHLLK; encoded by the coding sequence ATGTATTTCTGCTATACTCTTTATTCTGAATCATCAGATGAATATTACATAGGAAATTCCTGTGAAGATTTACAGGAAAGACTAAGAAACCACCTGCTAAAATAG